Part of the Microbacterium immunditiarum genome is shown below.
GCGGCATCCGGACCCTCCCACAGCACCGCCCGGTGGTTGGCGTCGAACGACACCGGAACGCGGCGCTCGCGAGCCCGCGCGATCACTCGATCGAGGAAGCACGACGCCGACGCGGAGATCGCCGCCGTGATGCCCGAGACGTGCACGAGGTCGACCCCGTCGAGGTCGAGGGCGTCGGCGTCGGCATCCGTCAGTCTCGACGCCGCCGAACCGCGCCGGTAGTAGACGACGCCGTTGCCGGGGTCTTTGACATAGAGACCGGTCGGATGCTGCGGATCGAGCACCACGCGCGACACATCCACACCCCGGCGGGAGAGCTGCGCGAGCACCCGGCGCCCGAGCGCGTCGTCGCCCAGGCGGCTGAACCATTCGGCGCGGTGGCCGAGCGCGGCGAGGTGCGCGGCGACGTTCGACTCGGCTCCGCCGGCATCGACGACGAAGATCTCGGCGTCGGTGACCGGCTCGGCGGCAGCCGGGGTCACGAGGGCCATCGTCTCGCCGATGGCGAGGACGGTTCGGGGGGAATCCGGTGGGGCCACCGGCTCAGCCTAGACACTCGCACCCCTGTGCATGGAGCATGCGTGTGCCACTGTGGACAGATGTCCGTCGTGCTGTTCGCCCCGGTGACGTTCAACCTCGCCGAGACCACGCGGATGATCGAGGTCGCGCGGGCACTCGACCCGGCGCGCGACGCGGTGTTCACGGGCTACGAGGACGACTTCGTGTCTCATCACCGACGCGGGCTTCGACTATCGCCCGTGTCAGCCCGCGTGGACGCGCGCGCATTGTCCTCGCGTCGATCGGCCACTACCTCGAACCGAGTGACACCGCCCCCCCCGAACGCGCGCCCCAAGTACGTCTCGCGTCCCGAGTTCGTCGAGGCGGTGCGGCGCGTGCTGACCGACCCGGCGATCCGCAAGGCGGCCGACGAGGTGCGAGAGGCCTACGCTCACGAGGACGGCGCGGCCCGCACGGCGCGGCTGGTCGAGGCATCCGTCGCCTCCTGACGCACGGGCGGCGACCGCGTGGGTCAGCCGACGCGGCGTCGCCAGTCGTCCGGCACGCGCCCCTCGGGTCCGGGCGAGGGCTGCGTCTCGGGATGGCTCAGCGGCGGAGCGAGCTCGGGTCCGTCGACGTACGTCTCGGCGGCGTAGTCCCAGAACCACGACTCGCCCGGCTCGAAGCTGCGCACGTACCGGTGGCCCGCGACGTGGAAGTGGGCGGTCGCGTGCTTGGCGGGCGACTGGTCGCAGCATCCGACATGTCCGCACACCGCGCAGCGCCGCAGGTGGAACCACCAACCGCCGTCGCGCTCGCACTCGGCGCAACCCGTGCCGGACGGCGGAACCGTCGGGTCGATGTCACTGAGGCTCATGGTGGTCCCGTGGTCGTCAGGCTGGGCGGTGTCGCACGCGAAGCGCTCCGCCAGCATATGAGAGCAGGGCCGGATGCCGCGACCGCCGTCACCCGATCGGCTCTGCCGCCTCGCGCGCGGCGCGCGCCGAAGATCGCACCGCGCCGACGCTCGCCGCGATCACGAGGCCGATACCGGCGATCTCGAGCCACGTCAGGTGCTGGCCGAGCAGGAGGAAGCCCGCGAGGGACGCGGTCGCGGGCGCGAGGCTCATGAGGATCGCGAACACCGCCGCCGAAAGCCGCCGCAGGGCGATGAGCTCGAAGGCGTAGGGGATCGTCGACGACAGCAGCGCGACGCACGCGCCGAGTCCGAGCAGCTCGGGGCGCAGCAGCGCGGATCCGGCGGAAGCGATCCCGAACGGGAGCGATACGATCGCACCCACGGTCATCGCGAGAGCGAGGCCGTCGAGCTTCGGGAACTCCCGCCCGACGCGCGCGGACGCGAGGATGTAGAACGCCCAGCTCGCGGCGGCCCCCGCGGCGAAGAGGACGCCGAGCGGGTCGAGGCGGTCCCACCCGCCGCCGCCTAGGGCGAGCACGCCCGCGAGAGCGAGCGCCGCCCACAGCCACGCCGACGCGCGGCGGCTCGCGACGATCGACAGCACGAGCGGGCCGAGCACCTCGATCGTCACGGTGACGCCCAGCGCGAGCCGCTCGAGGGCGAGGTAGAAGAGCGCGTTCATCGCGACGAGCACGAGACCGAAGAGGGCGACGGAGGTCCAGCCGCGGCGCGAGTGCCCGCGCAGCGACGGTCGCGCGATCAGCATCAGCACGATCGCCGAGAACACGAGCCGCAGCATCACCATGCCGATCGGACCGACGTCGTCGAAGAGCAGCACCGCGAGCGATGCGCCGACCTCCTGGCACGCGAGTCCTACGATGACGAGCAGGATCGCCGGGGAGGTCCCGGGGCGGCTCACTGCTGGGGCTCGGCCTCGGGGATCGGGCAGACCGCAAGCTTCGCGATGACCTCGCGATCCTGCTGGGCCGTCCACGGGAGGCCCGCTTCGGGAAGCGTCTCGCCCGACGCGGGCGGCGCCTTCGACGCGATCGCCGCGAGCTCCCACGCGAGATAGGCGGCGACATTGCCACCGGTCGCCGAGTTGTTCAGGACGACTGCGACGGTGAGCCCGCTGTTCGGATCGGACCACGCCGACACGGCGTATCCCGGCACAGAGCCGAACTGACCCACGAGCGAGCCGGCGAGCACTGCGCCGCCGTCGGCCGTGTACCACGTCGGTGCACCCGCGTAGACGGGCAGCGGGTTGTCGAAGCGATCGAGTCCCTCGGGGTCGAGGGCTCCCGTGGCGAGCGCCTGCATGTACTTGCCGAGGTCGTAGATGTCGGAGACGACGCCCGAGTCGGCGTAGCCGACGCTCGGCGAGAGCTCGGTGATGTCGAGTGGCTCCGTGCAGTTGAGCGCTCCGCCCTCGCCGGGCAGGGAGTGGTTGCCGCGCAACACGGGGGCGTCCGCGGCCACGGAAGTCGTCGACCCGGCCGGCAGGCTGGTCGCGTCGAGGCCGAGCGGCGACGTGACGTGCTCGGCGAGCAGCGTCGACAGCGAGCTGTTCGTCGCGCGCTCGAGCGCCAGGCCCAAGAGAAGGAAGCCCGCGTCGGAGTCGGCGTAGCCCGTTCCCGGCTCGAATCGGCGCGGCTGACCGAGCCCATAGCTCGCGAGCTCGCGAGGATCCCACACGCGCGACGGGTTCGACAGCCACAGGGGTTGCAGCATCCCGCTGTACGAGCCGATGCCCGACGTGCCGTCGCACAGCTGCCCCAGCGTCACGTCGTCGAGGTCGGGAACCCCGGGCACGTAGTCCGAGACGCTGTCGTCGAGCGACACCGTCCCCGCATCCGCGATGTCGAACAGCACGTCGCACACCATCGGACGCGTCATGCGGGCGGCGCGGAACCGCATGTCGGCGCTGACCTCCGTGTCATCGGTCGGCGACTGCGTGCCGTGGCCCGCGACCCAGCTGCCGCTCCACGGCGCCCACACCCCGACGATGGCACCGGATGCCCCGGCCGCCGCCATCGCGTGGGTGACCGCCTCCTGCAGCTGCTGCACCGTCTCTTCGGGGAGGGCGCGATCCACCTGCGGCGGCGCGTCGACGGTGACCTGCTCGGGGATTCCGCACCCCGCGAGGGCGAGGGAGAGCGCTAGAGCGGCCGCGACGGCGGCGACGACACGGTGCCGTCGGTGACCTCGGTGCATTCTCACCCCCCGATGGTCGTGCGACTCATTCAAACACAGCCCGCGCCGAGTCAGCGAAGCCGGTCCGCGGGCTTGACATATGACTCAACGATTCGATGACGACGCGCTCGCTGGAGTGCTCGGGCACCTGAACGGCGACCACGCCGACGACGATGCCTGACCGCCGCTCCGGCGAGCGAACGCGTCAGGCGCTGGTCGCCGCTCGCGCTCCCGCCATCCACCGCGCGACGTCGGGGTCGACACGGATGTCGCTTGGCCGCAGCGGACGCGTGAGGTACAGCCCCTCGAGAGAGGTCAGGCGCGACAGCGCGACATAGGTCTGTCCGGGTGCGAAGGCACCGGAGCCGAGGTCGATGATCGCGCGGTCGTACGTCTTGCCCTGCGACTTGTGGATCGTGACCGCCCACGCGAGGCGCAGCGGGAACTGCGTGAACTCGGCGACGACGTCGCGTGTCAGCGACCGAGAGTTCGGGTCGTACGCGTAGCGGAACTTCTCCCACACGGCCGGCTCGACCTCGAACTCCTCGTGCTCCACCTGCACTCGCACGGTGCCGCCCGCGATCCGCGTGACCGTGCCGATCGTGCCGTTGACCCATCGCGGCGGCTCGCCGAAGGCGCCGATGTCGTTGCGCAGGAACATCACCTGCGCACCGACCTTGAGCTTGAGCTCTGGGTCGGCAGGGTACGCATCGCCGCGCCCGAAGTCCCCGCTGATCTCCGCGGTGGCCGTCTGCTCGCGACCGACGAGCTCGTTCAGGTGGCGCCGGTTGATGTTGTTGACGATGTCGTTGCGCGTCGCGAGCGTGATGATGGGATGCTCGCCGTCGGCCGGATCGGGCGGCGTGCGCGCGCCCGTGTCGTTGAGGATCTGGGCGATGTCGGCCGTCACCCTGCCGTGCCGCACCGCGTTGAGCATCGCCTTGAATCCCGGATCGGACTGCCGGTGGATCTCGGTCAGCTCGCGCACATTCAAGTGCGTCCCGAACGGGCCGAGGTCGGCGAAGCCGTCGATCGCGGGACCGTCGGCGATCTGCGGCGGGCCGCCCGTCCACACGTGCGCGTCGAAGAACCAGAACGAGCGGTAGTGGTCGCGCACGTACCGAAGCTCGTCACCGCGCGGCGGGACGGGCGCCAGTTGGTAGGGGTCGCCGAACATGACGACCTGCACGCCACCGAACGGCTCGGCCCGGCGGCCGCGCGCCTGGCGCAGCGACCGGTCGATCGCGTCCATGAGGTCGGCGTTGACCATCGAGACCTCGTCGATGACGAGCGTGTCGATCGCATTGAGGATGCGGCGCGTGGCATCCGACTGCGGCTCCTCGCTCTGCCCGATGATCCCCAGCGGAAGCTTGAACAGCGAGTGGATCGTCTGCCCCTCGACATTGAGCGCCGCGACACCGGTCGGCGCGCACACGGCGATCTGCTTGGACGTGTTCCAAGCGAGGTGCTGCAGGAGCGTCGACTTGCCCGTGCCCGCGCGGCCCGTGACGAATACGTGCTCGCGGGTGTCTTCGATCAGGCGGAACAGCGCCTCCTGCTCGGCGGAGAGGAGCGGCGTGGTCACCGATTCATGGTAGTCAGACCGGATGCCCCGGGGCGCCGCGCACGCCGTCGTGTGTCATCCGGTGTCTCCCCCTGCGCGGTGTGGAGGAGGCCTTTCCTAGACTGGAGGCGTGGACCAGGGGGCTGCCGGCACCGCACCCGGGCGCGTTCAGACGCCCCCGGGCGATGCTCCGACCCCGCCGGGCGCTCCTCCCGCCGCCACGGGGACGCCCATCGGCGAAACGACGACGGTGATGACGGATGCTGCGCCCGCGGGTACGGGCGAGGCATCCGTCTCTCGTTCTGCGCGTTCTCGCCTGCGGACCGACATGATCCTCCTCGGGATCGTCGGCCTGGTGCTGATCGCGGCGATCGCCGCAGGTGCGGCCGCGATGTACCGCATCTTCTACAGTCCTTCGGCGTTCGTCGAGCGGTACGTCGGCCTGCTCGCCGACGGGCGCGCGGCCGAGGCGCTCGCCATCCCGGGCGTCGCGGTCGACTCGGCCGAGCTCGACGCCGCGGGACTCTCGCCCGACGTGTCGGATGCCCTGTTGCGGCGCGCGGCACTCGCGGAGCTCACCGACATCCGCGTCGTGTCGGAGCAGCCGCGCGACGGCGGTGTGGTCGACGTGACGGTCACGTACATCGCGGGCGGATACGAGGGCACCACGACCTTCGAGGTCGAGCGCGAGGGCACGGTCGGGGTCGCACCGACGTGGCGATTCGCCGAGAGCCCGCTCGCGCTCATCGAGCTCGAGGTGTCCGGATCGATGGTGTTCGAAGTGAACGGGTTCTCGGTCGACAAGCGGCAGGTCTCACCCGACGGCGTCGATGCCGACCCTCGCGCGCCGGTCCCGCTGCTCGTGTTCTCCCCCGGTCTCTACTCGGTCTCGGTCGATACCGCGATCTCGTCGACGCCGGGCGTCGCCGTGCTGTCGGACCTGCCCCTCACGCGCATCCCGGTCTCGATCATCGCGCAGCCGACGGACGAGTTCCTCGGCGTCGTGCAGCAGCGCATGGAGGAGTTCCTCACGCGGTGCGCGACGCAGCAGGTGCTTCAGCCGACAGCGTGCCCGTTCGGCTTCCCTGTCGAGGACCGGATCACGTCGCTGCCGAAGTGGTCGATCATCGAGCAGCCCTCCGTCACGGTCGAGTCGGACGGGGCGGGCTGGCGCATCCCACCGGCGCAGGCGGTCGCGCACATCGAGGTCGACGTGCAGTCGCTGTTCGACGGCACGATCACCCACGTGGTCGAGGACGTGCCCTTCATCGTGACGGGCCGGATCACCGTGCTGCCCGACGGGACGGCGTCGATCCTCGTGACGGGACCCGACACGCAGTAGGGACGGATGCCGCATCCGTCGCCCGGGACGTGACCGCGGTCCTCCCGCGGCTCTAGCATCGGGCTGTCGGCCGATCGATGTCTCGGGAGGGCGCATGGCCAGGACGGATGCCGCCCGCTGGGTGCCGGGAATCGCCGCGGTGCGCTCGTACAAGCGCTCGTGGCTGTGGGCGGACGTGCGCGCCGGCCTCATCGTGACCGCGCTGCTGATCCCCGCGGGAATGGGCTACGCGGTCGTCGCGGGCCTCCCGCCCGAGACCGGCCTGTACGCGACGATCGTCCCGCTCGTCGTGTACGCGATCTTCGGGCCGTCGCGCGTGCTCGTGCTCGGTCCGGACTCCGCCCTCGCGCCGATCATCGCCGCGGCGATCCTGCCGCTCGCGCTCGGCGACCCCCAGCGCGCGGTCGCGCTCGCGGGACTGCTCGCGATCATGGTCGGCGGGCTGATGCTGCTGGGCGGCGTGCTGCGCCTCGGGTTCGTGACGGACCTGCTGTCCAAGCCGATCCGCGTCGGCTATCTCAACGCGATCGCCGTCATCGTCATCGTGTCGCAGCTGCCGAAGCTGCTCGGCTTCTCGATCGACGCCGAGACCCTGTGGCAGGAGACGATCGCGATCGTGCAGGGGCTCGCCGCAGGCGGCCTCGATCCGATCGCGACCGGGTTCGGCGTCGGGTCGCTCGTGGTCATCGTCGTGTTCCGGCTACTCGGCCTGCGG
Proteins encoded:
- a CDS encoding sugar kinase, producing the protein MAPPDSPRTVLAIGETMALVTPAAAEPVTDAEIFVVDAGGAESNVAAHLAALGHRAEWFSRLGDDALGRRVLAQLSRRGVDVSRVVLDPQHPTGLYVKDPGNGVVYYRRGSAASRLTDADADALDLDGVDLVHVSGITAAISASASCFLDRVIARARERRVPVSFDANHRAVLWEGPDAAASALFDLARRADIVFVGRDEAEVLWATATADDVRALLPDVPELVVKDGAIGATAFTSGGAMFEPALAVEVIEPVGAGDAFAGGYLAGWLTGQGVADRLRAGHERAARTLQTTKDFLDEGTHA
- a CDS encoding UBP-type zinc finger domain-containing protein; the protein is MSLSDIDPTVPPSGTGCAECERDGGWWFHLRRCAVCGHVGCCDQSPAKHATAHFHVAGHRYVRSFEPGESWFWDYAAETYVDGPELAPPLSHPETQPSPGPEGRVPDDWRRRVG
- a CDS encoding EamA family transporter, with the protein product MSRPGTSPAILLVIVGLACQEVGASLAVLLFDDVGPIGMVMLRLVFSAIVLMLIARPSLRGHSRRGWTSVALFGLVLVAMNALFYLALERLALGVTVTIEVLGPLVLSIVASRRASAWLWAALALAGVLALGGGGWDRLDPLGVLFAAGAAASWAFYILASARVGREFPKLDGLALAMTVGAIVSLPFGIASAGSALLRPELLGLGACVALLSSTIPYAFELIALRRLSAAVFAILMSLAPATASLAGFLLLGQHLTWLEIAGIGLVIAASVGAVRSSARAAREAAEPIG
- a CDS encoding serine hydrolase domain-containing protein, giving the protein MHRGHRRHRVVAAVAAALALSLALAGCGIPEQVTVDAPPQVDRALPEETVQQLQEAVTHAMAAAGASGAIVGVWAPWSGSWVAGHGTQSPTDDTEVSADMRFRAARMTRPMVCDVLFDIADAGTVSLDDSVSDYVPGVPDLDDVTLGQLCDGTSGIGSYSGMLQPLWLSNPSRVWDPRELASYGLGQPRRFEPGTGYADSDAGFLLLGLALERATNSSLSTLLAEHVTSPLGLDATSLPAGSTTSVAADAPVLRGNHSLPGEGGALNCTEPLDITELSPSVGYADSGVVSDIYDLGKYMQALATGALDPEGLDRFDNPLPVYAGAPTWYTADGGAVLAGSLVGQFGSVPGYAVSAWSDPNSGLTVAVVLNNSATGGNVAAYLAWELAAIASKAPPASGETLPEAGLPWTAQQDREVIAKLAVCPIPEAEPQQ
- a CDS encoding AAA family ATPase, translating into MTTPLLSAEQEALFRLIEDTREHVFVTGRAGTGKSTLLQHLAWNTSKQIAVCAPTGVAALNVEGQTIHSLFKLPLGIIGQSEEPQSDATRRILNAIDTLVIDEVSMVNADLMDAIDRSLRQARGRRAEPFGGVQVVMFGDPYQLAPVPPRGDELRYVRDHYRSFWFFDAHVWTGGPPQIADGPAIDGFADLGPFGTHLNVRELTEIHRQSDPGFKAMLNAVRHGRVTADIAQILNDTGARTPPDPADGEHPIITLATRNDIVNNINRRHLNELVGREQTATAEISGDFGRGDAYPADPELKLKVGAQVMFLRNDIGAFGEPPRWVNGTIGTVTRIAGGTVRVQVEHEEFEVEPAVWEKFRYAYDPNSRSLTRDVVAEFTQFPLRLAWAVTIHKSQGKTYDRAIIDLGSGAFAPGQTYVALSRLTSLEGLYLTRPLRPSDIRVDPDVARWMAGARAATSA